A single window of Kwoniella bestiolae CBS 10118 chromosome 4, complete sequence DNA harbors:
- a CDS encoding V-type proton ATPase subunit E → MSFFHIVVVAAVVAAIGAIAWFVMPKGKNQTLLRTAALLTLTCCYLMWAITYLAQLHPLIKPRRSDLRAEY, encoded by the exons ATGTCATTCTTCCACATCGTAGTCGTCGCAGCTGTAGTCGCCGCCATAGGAGCCATAGCGTGGTTCGTCATGCCAAAGGGGAAAAACCAAAC ATTACTACGAACCGCCGCGCTTCTCACCCTGACGTGCTGTTACCTCAT GTGGGCAATCACCTATCTCGCTCAATTACATCCCCTCATCA AACCTAGGAGGTCAGATCTACGAGCGGAGTATTAG